The sequence AGAAAATTTGCCGCCGAGCACCTGGCTAGCGAGTGTTTGATAGTTACTATAATCCTGCATCTCTAATATCCTTTAAGCCCAGTAGTATTAACTTACCAATATCTTCATATTCAATTTTTTCTAGCGCATCGTTCGCATCGAGCCATGCAATACTTTTCATAAAGTCTTCTTTACGGATGTTGTTTGTGTCACCCTTTGCCTGCACTAAATATATGTGAGTAGTCATAAGAATCAGGCTATTTTGGCGGCGATATTGAAAATTTATCTTGCCTAACCAGTTCATCACTTTCATCTCTTGCAGCCCTGTTTCTTCACGTATTTCTCGTTCTGCAGTTTCACGGGCTGTTTCACCTGGTTCTATATGCCCTTTTGGAATCGTCCACCGTTCTTTTGGGTCTTTGTGGAGCAATATTTCTATCTTATTTTTCTTATTTCTACGCCATACAATACCACCAGCCGTAGCCTCTTTGACTACTTCTGTAATACTTGGGCGTTTCCGATGAAAGTATTTTTTAAAACCTTCTATAGGTTTTGGTCTATTGATTGCCATGCATATTACTTTGCTTTCTTGGAGGAAGCTTTTTTGGGTTTTTGGGCCTCTATGGCTCTATAAGAAGTACCAAGTACACCATTTATGAACTTAGATGAATTTTCACCACCAAATGCCTTTGCAAGCTCTACGGCTTCGTTAATGACAACTTTTGGTGGAACATCTTTTTCGTATTTAAGTTCATAAAGTCCCATTCGTAAGATAACACGATCAATCCGCGCTATTTTATCAATGGGCCAATCTGGCGCTAATGGTTGCAGCTCACCATCTAGTTCGGCTTCTTTGTCTTGCACACCTGTTACTAAACTGACGATAAAGTCTTTATCTTCTATCGTTTCGCTATAGCGTGCAATGTTTCTGTCTAGCACAGAAGACATCTCAAATTCTGCATCATTGCAGCTAATACGAAATTCTGCTTCGTATAGTGTCTGCAGTGCTACTATTCTTCCTAGGTGTCTATTTGATGCCATGCTAACTGCTTTCTGGCGTGCTTATAAAGTGCGAGCCGTTACTTATCTGCTTTTTTGCCGCTTTCGCGACGAGTTGTGTAGGCTTTAACAGGTGATTTTGCATTCACTTGTCTTGCTAGTTTAACAACTTCGTGGCTACGGCGTGCCCCAGTTCTGCGAGGGGTGGTGCGCTTTTTTGGCTTACCCAAGGTGCTAACTCCTAAAGTTATCTATAAATTTAATTGATATTCTTGGCTATTATACCAGCACCTTATCTGCTTTACAAGATAAGCTTTATCATATACTTGCTTTTTAATAACGTTTATGCTATTATACTTATCATGAGTAACGCATACCCAAAACATATAAAAAATACACCAAATCAACAACCCTCAGACGAACGTACTGGGAATTTAAAAAAAATCATTGGAGCCGTAGCAATAGGTTTAGTGCTATTCGTTGGCGGTGCTAAATTGGTAGATGCTGCTAGGCCTGACTATGGTTTTAGCAAAAAGACCCATACCGAGGTAGCTCACCCTGGTGATACACCCTGGAGTATTGCTTCAAACATTGAAGGTGCAGATCAAATAGACACTCGTTTAGTAGTAGAATATTTAATTGAGACTAACCCAAATCTTAGCGATGGTTTGCAATTAGGCGAAGCTGTAGAAGTGCCAAATAAAGTTAAAGTTAACTAGTAATTTTAGGGTTTTACATCTTTTGTATATTTGGTAGCTATTATTCACCATTCAGCTAGTATTTGATAATTACAGCAATAGTTCAATAGTATGCTCTTGCTCGCAACACGAGAGATTTATTATATTACAGACGCACCTTAAACGACGAAGTTGATGAGTTTTTTGGGTACGTATATGACCTTTTTGGGGTCACTTTTTATATAGGTGGCAACGTTTTGATGTATACGGGCTTCTTGCTCGATGGCTTCTTTACTAGCACTGTGTTCAACTTCTATTTCGCCCCTTAACTTGCCGTTGACTTGCACCGCTATTTTCATAACATGTTCTACTAAATACCTCTCCTGGTACTCTGGCCACGGAGCAACGTGTACTGATGAATCATTGCCCAATTGGTGCCATAATTCTTCGCTGATATGTGGTGCAAATGGTGCCAGCAATTGCATAAGTGTAGCCAGCGCAAAACCCCAATCTTTGGCTATAAAACCATACTGAGCTTTCATAATGTATAACTCA is a genomic window of Candidatus Nomurabacteria bacterium containing:
- the nusB gene encoding transcription antitermination factor NusB, with amino-acid sequence MASNRHLGRIVALQTLYEAEFRISCNDAEFEMSSVLDRNIARYSETIEDKDFIVSLVTGVQDKEAELDGELQPLAPDWPIDKIARIDRVILRMGLYELKYEKDVPPKVVINEAVELAKAFGGENSSKFINGVLGTSYRAIEAQKPKKASSKKAK
- a CDS encoding NUDIX domain-containing protein, with product MAINRPKPIEGFKKYFHRKRPSITEVVKEATAGGIVWRRNKKNKIEILLHKDPKERWTIPKGHIEPGETARETAEREIREETGLQEMKVMNWLGKINFQYRRQNSLILMTTHIYLVQAKGDTNNIRKEDFMKSIAWLDANDALEKIEYEDIGKLILLGLKDIRDAGL